A genomic region of Caldicellulosiruptor acetigenus contains the following coding sequences:
- the ftsW gene encoding putative lipid II flippase FtsW, translated as MIDYPLLYITLLLSLIGVVMIFSASYYYAYYQFHDSYYFLKKQIIGLVLGLIVMYITSQIDYRVWKKFAVILYIIAAISLVAVLIPGIGKLVNNARRWIDIGPVQFQPSELAKYALVITLSTYFDRVDKPKSRFKVFVISMLLTGLFFVLIYKEPNMSTCILILGISMLMLFAWGLNLGYFVTMGTLAVPVLYYLTTKEQYRVERIQALFNPWADPTDKGYQIIQSLYAIGSGGLFGMGLGQSRQKLLYIPEPHTDFIFSILCEELGFVGAIFVIVLFVLFVWRGIVIALNSPDRFGTLLAFGVTSIIAMQAILNIAVVTASVPATGVPLPFITYGGTSIVFHLFGVGILLSISRRIKVIK; from the coding sequence ATGATTGACTATCCGCTTTTGTATATTACTCTTTTGCTTTCGCTAATCGGGGTTGTGATGATATTTAGCGCAAGCTATTACTACGCATATTATCAGTTTCACGACAGTTACTATTTTTTAAAAAAACAAATAATAGGTCTTGTGCTTGGTTTAATAGTAATGTATATAACAAGTCAAATTGACTACAGAGTGTGGAAAAAGTTTGCTGTTATACTCTATATAATAGCTGCAATATCGCTTGTAGCAGTTTTAATTCCGGGCATAGGCAAGCTTGTGAACAACGCACGTAGATGGATTGACATTGGGCCTGTGCAGTTTCAGCCATCAGAGCTTGCAAAATATGCTCTTGTAATAACACTTAGTACGTACTTTGACCGTGTTGACAAACCAAAATCGAGATTTAAAGTTTTTGTTATTTCAATGCTTTTAACAGGGCTGTTCTTTGTACTTATATACAAGGAACCAAACATGAGCACATGCATACTGATACTTGGTATTTCAATGCTCATGCTCTTTGCGTGGGGGTTAAATCTTGGCTATTTTGTCACAATGGGTACTTTAGCTGTACCAGTTTTGTATTACCTCACAACAAAAGAGCAGTATAGGGTTGAAAGAATTCAAGCGCTTTTTAACCCGTGGGCAGACCCGACAGACAAGGGATACCAGATAATTCAGTCGCTGTATGCAATTGGTTCTGGCGGACTTTTTGGCATGGGACTTGGTCAGAGCAGGCAAAAACTACTGTACATTCCCGAACCACACACAGATTTTATATTCTCAATTTTATGTGAAGAGCTGGGGTTTGTTGGAGCAATATTTGTGATAGTCCTATTTGTACTTTTTGTATGGAGAGGGATTGTTATTGCGCTAAATAGCCCTGACAGATTTGGCACGCTTTTAGCGTTTGGCGTCACAAGCATAATAGCCATGCAGGCAATCCTGAACATTGCTGTTGTTACAGCTTCAGTGCCGGCAACAGGTGTGCCACTACCTTTTATAACATACGGGGGAACTTCAATAGTGTTTCATCTTTTTGGTGTAGGGATATTACTGAGCATTTCAAGAAGAATCAAGGTGATAAAATGA
- the murD gene encoding UDP-N-acetylmuramoyl-L-alanine--D-glutamate ligase — protein sequence MDLKGKNVLVVGLGRSGLASARFLKKQGAFVIGFDEKAEDQFKKEDRNCAQELLDEIYYCEIPDEAVDKVQLVVVSPGVPLSKRPLVLAHKKGIEVIGEIELAYRFCKSKNIVAITGTNGKTTTTTLVGEILKKQYKDVVVCGNIGLPFIDTIETSSENTIFVLEVSSFQLETIKYFKPKVGCILNITPDHLNRHMTMENYIKAKMRIFENIDEMGYTVLNYDNNITRDLIGLAKGNVIVFSKNKSQFKNMVFVEKDTIYFTFEGKTQEIMKKDEIFIPGEHNLENALAAISCTLPFGIEKDTIEQVLKTFRGVEHRIEFVAEINGIKFYNDSKGTNTDAAEKALRAFESPIILIAGGYDKGESFEKFASLVAKKVKKVFLLGQTKHKIASELEKIGYKNFELVSTLKEAVRKSFECAQNGDIVLLSPACASWDMFENYEQRGRMFKEYVNELLTTGM from the coding sequence TTGGATTTAAAAGGGAAAAATGTTCTGGTGGTAGGTCTTGGCAGAAGTGGACTCGCTTCTGCAAGGTTTTTAAAAAAACAGGGCGCTTTTGTGATAGGTTTTGATGAAAAAGCAGAAGACCAGTTCAAAAAAGAAGATAGAAATTGTGCACAAGAGCTACTTGATGAAATCTATTATTGTGAAATTCCTGATGAGGCTGTTGACAAGGTCCAGCTTGTTGTTGTAAGTCCTGGAGTGCCACTTAGCAAAAGACCTTTGGTGCTTGCTCACAAAAAGGGCATTGAGGTTATTGGTGAGATTGAACTTGCGTACAGGTTTTGCAAAAGTAAAAACATAGTTGCAATCACTGGGACAAATGGCAAGACAACAACCACAACTCTTGTAGGAGAGATTTTAAAAAAGCAGTATAAAGATGTGGTTGTATGCGGCAACATTGGTCTTCCATTTATTGATACGATAGAAACTTCAAGTGAAAATACCATTTTTGTACTTGAAGTATCAAGTTTTCAACTTGAAACAATTAAGTACTTTAAACCAAAGGTTGGATGTATTCTCAATATCACTCCTGACCATCTGAACAGGCACATGACAATGGAAAATTATATAAAAGCAAAGATGAGAATATTTGAAAATATTGATGAAATGGGATATACAGTCCTCAACTATGACAACAACATAACTCGTGACTTGATTGGGTTGGCAAAGGGAAATGTGATAGTGTTTTCAAAGAACAAGTCTCAGTTTAAAAATATGGTGTTTGTCGAAAAAGATACAATCTATTTTACTTTTGAAGGTAAAACACAAGAGATTATGAAAAAAGATGAGATATTTATTCCAGGAGAACACAATTTAGAAAATGCGCTTGCGGCAATTAGTTGCACTTTGCCGTTTGGAATAGAAAAAGATACCATTGAGCAGGTTCTCAAAACTTTTAGAGGTGTTGAACACAGGATAGAGTTTGTGGCAGAGATAAATGGCATAAAATTTTATAACGATTCAAAAGGCACAAACACCGATGCAGCCGAAAAAGCACTCAGAGCTTTTGAGAGTCCAATAATTTTAATTGCCGGTGGGTATGACAAAGGAGAAAGTTTTGAAAAGTTTGCAAGCTTAGTTGCCAAAAAGGTTAAGAAAGTATTTTTGCTCGGTCAGACAAAACATAAGATTGCCAGTGAGCTTGAAAAGATTGGGTATAAAAACTTTGAGCTTGTGTCTACCTTGAAAGAAGCAGTTAGAAAGAGCTTTGAATGTGCACAAAATGGTGATATTGTACTTCTGTCACCTGCATGTGCGAGCTGGGATATGTTTGAAAACTATGAGCAAAGAGGCAGGATGTTTAAAGAATATGTAAATGAGCTTTTGACAACAGGGATGTGA
- the mraY gene encoding phospho-N-acetylmuramoyl-pentapeptide-transferase encodes MLDIDTILAIIISFLIVLIVMPIVIPFLKYLKFGQVVRDDGPKTHHKKSGTPTMGGLVIGLAIIVTSLIFYKKYPAIGAPLIATVAFGLIGFIDDFIKVVLKRSLGLRAREKLVLQFLISIAFLYVIQKHLGSDVYLPVVNKYIDLKWAYVPVMSVLMVFTVNAVNLTDGLDGLASGVTMIVSLFLAIISIFSRNHDMAIFSGAIVGSCMGFLRYNAHPAVVFMGDTGSLMLGGSIFAIAVMLKQPVLVLVIGGLYIIEAVSVMLQVLYFKLTKKRIFRMAPLHHHFELLGWDEAKVVVVFWIFTILFCLLALAMIQLKI; translated from the coding sequence ATGCTTGACATTGACACAATACTTGCAATAATAATTTCATTTTTGATTGTTTTAATTGTCATGCCAATTGTAATCCCCTTTTTAAAATATTTAAAATTTGGTCAGGTTGTGCGCGATGATGGACCAAAAACACACCATAAAAAAAGCGGAACACCCACAATGGGAGGGCTTGTTATAGGTCTTGCTATTATTGTAACATCGCTAATTTTCTACAAAAAGTATCCTGCAATTGGAGCACCTCTGATAGCCACAGTTGCGTTTGGCCTTATAGGTTTTATAGACGATTTTATAAAGGTAGTGTTAAAAAGGTCGTTGGGTCTTCGTGCACGTGAAAAACTGGTACTTCAATTTTTAATCAGCATAGCCTTTTTGTATGTCATACAAAAGCACTTGGGAAGTGACGTTTACCTGCCAGTTGTAAATAAGTACATTGACTTAAAATGGGCATATGTTCCTGTGATGTCAGTTTTAATGGTTTTCACTGTAAATGCTGTGAACCTTACAGATGGACTTGACGGCTTGGCAAGCGGCGTGACAATGATAGTTTCTTTGTTTTTAGCCATCATCTCTATATTTTCAAGAAACCATGATATGGCAATATTTAGCGGAGCTATTGTGGGAAGCTGCATGGGATTTTTGAGGTACAATGCACACCCGGCAGTTGTGTTTATGGGAGATACAGGTTCTTTGATGCTTGGTGGAAGCATCTTTGCAATTGCCGTGATGCTGAAACAGCCTGTACTTGTTTTGGTTATAGGCGGGCTGTATATAATAGAAGCGGTATCAGTAATGCTTCAGGTATTGTATTTTAAGCTCACAAAAAAGAGGATATTTAGAATGGCACCTTTGCACCATCACTTTGAGCTTTTGGGCTGGGATGAGGCAAAGGTTGTTGTTGTGTTTTGGATATTTACAATTCTGTTTTGCCTTCTTGCCTTGGCAATGATACAGCTGAAAATTTAG
- a CDS encoding UDP-N-acetylmuramoyl-tripeptide--D-alanyl-D-alanine ligase, producing MNLRLSEIATAINGELRNFSGDVLVKNFSINSKNIEKDTLFIPLKGSRFDGHDFIKEALQNDAISFISQKDFDDLKVPYVKVEDTLLALQSLACYVRRKLNHLKVVGVTGSVGKTSTKEYIFNVLSLRYKAFKNQGNFNNHIGLPISILNMPEDTQVAVFEMGMSNFGEISKLSQIAKPDIGVITNIGIAHIENLKSRYNIFLAKSEIQDGMPESGILIINNDNDILNLHKKELKRKVVTIGIENESNFRAQNVQRHQNGFSFEVGGYTYFIESFNFHDIYNSLFAIAVGTILGVDRELIKEAIRQKERLKRRFEVIKKGSITIVDDTYNASTHSMLSAIDSICEFDGKKILVLGDMLELGEFSEEEHRKVGRYILQKPIDVVICTGKDAFYIFDEVKKKDGTKAYFVTKDECLDVLKREVTSNSTILFKASRGIKLDEVVDEFLKER from the coding sequence ATGAACCTGAGGCTTTCTGAGATAGCAACAGCTATAAATGGCGAACTTAGAAACTTTTCTGGTGATGTTCTTGTTAAAAATTTTTCGATTAATAGCAAAAATATAGAAAAAGATACTTTGTTTATTCCTTTAAAAGGAAGCAGATTTGATGGGCATGATTTTATTAAAGAAGCACTGCAAAACGATGCAATTTCGTTTATTTCTCAGAAAGACTTTGATGATTTAAAAGTACCTTATGTTAAGGTAGAAGATACGCTTTTGGCCCTGCAAAGTTTGGCTTGTTATGTAAGAAGAAAATTAAACCACTTAAAGGTTGTAGGAGTTACTGGAAGCGTGGGCAAAACCTCTACAAAAGAGTATATATTCAATGTATTGAGCCTGAGGTACAAAGCTTTTAAAAACCAGGGCAACTTTAACAACCACATAGGTCTTCCAATTTCTATTCTGAACATGCCAGAAGATACACAGGTAGCTGTATTTGAAATGGGCATGAGTAATTTTGGTGAGATTTCTAAACTATCCCAAATTGCAAAACCTGATATTGGGGTAATTACAAATATTGGTATTGCCCACATTGAAAATTTAAAATCACGATACAACATTTTTCTTGCAAAGTCAGAGATTCAGGATGGAATGCCGGAAAGTGGGATATTGATTATAAACAACGACAATGACATTCTAAACCTTCACAAAAAAGAACTCAAAAGAAAGGTTGTCACCATTGGGATTGAAAACGAGAGCAATTTCAGGGCGCAAAACGTGCAAAGACATCAGAATGGATTTTCGTTTGAGGTAGGAGGCTACACCTATTTTATAGAAAGCTTTAATTTTCATGACATTTATAATTCTCTTTTTGCAATTGCAGTGGGGACAATTTTAGGGGTAGACAGGGAGCTTATAAAAGAAGCAATCCGTCAAAAGGAGAGGCTAAAAAGAAGGTTTGAGGTTATCAAAAAAGGAAGTATTACCATTGTAGATGATACTTACAACGCAAGCACACATTCGATGCTGTCTGCCATAGACAGCATATGTGAGTTTGACGGCAAAAAGATATTAGTGCTGGGCGACATGCTTGAACTTGGCGAGTTTTCTGAAGAGGAACACAGGAAAGTTGGCAGATACATATTGCAAAAGCCAATAGATGTTGTAATATGCACAGGGAAAGATGCGTTTTATATATTCGATGAAGTAAAAAAGAAAGATGGAACAAAAGCGTATTTTGTCACAAAAGATGAGTGTTTAGATGTTTTGAAAAGAGAAGTTACTAGCAATTCCACAATCCTTTTTAAGGCTTCGCGGGGTATAAAACTGGATGAAGTTGTAGATGAATTTCTCAAGGAGAGATAA